The window GTTGTTTCGTGTCACCGCGGTGCTGATGAGCATGCCGGTGTTTGGCACTACCCTTGTGCCAACCCGCGTACGGCTGTATTTCGCTCTGGCGATTACGGTGGTCATCGCACCAGGGTTGCCACCTATGCCGCCGGTCAACGCTCTGGACCTCAGTGCATTGATGCTGGTGGCCGAGCAGATTCTGATTGGCGTCTTGATGGGCTTTTCGCTGCAGCTGTTTTTCCAGGCGTTTGTGGTGGCCGGGCAAATCATTTCGATCCAGATGGGCATGGCGTTCGCCTCCATGGTCGACCCCACCAACGGTGTGAACAGCGCAGTGATCGGGCAGTTCCTGACGATGCTGGTGACCCTGCTGTTTCTGGCCATGAACGGGCACCTGGTGGTGTTTGAGGTGTTGACCGAGAGCTTCACCACATTGCCGGTGGGCAGCGCGATGCTGGTCAATCATTTCTGGGACATCGCCGGCAAGCTTGGCTGGGTTTTAGGAGCGGCGATGGTGTTGGTATTGCCCGCGATTACCGCGTTGCTGGTGGTCAATATTGCCTTTGGCGTGATGACCCGGGCGGCGCCGCAGTTGAACATTTTCTCCATCGGTTTTCCGTTGACCCTGGTGCTGGGCCTGGTGATTTTCTGGATCAGCCTGGGGGATATTCTCAATCAGTACCAGCCGCTGGCGACCCAGGCCCTGCAGCTGTTACGCGACATGGCACAGGCGCGCTGAACCATGGCCGAAAGCGAGAGTGGGCAGGACAAGACAGAAGACCCCACGGAGAAGCGCAAGAAGGAGTCTCGGGACAAGGGCGAGATTGCGCGCTCCAAGGAGCTCAATACCCTGGCGGTGATGTTGGCCGGGGCGGGCGG is drawn from Pseudomonas rhizophila and contains these coding sequences:
- the fliR gene encoding flagellar biosynthetic protein FliR gives rise to the protein MSMLELTDTQISTWVASFILPLFRVTAVLMSMPVFGTTLVPTRVRLYFALAITVVIAPGLPPMPPVNALDLSALMLVAEQILIGVLMGFSLQLFFQAFVVAGQIISIQMGMAFASMVDPTNGVNSAVIGQFLTMLVTLLFLAMNGHLVVFEVLTESFTTLPVGSAMLVNHFWDIAGKLGWVLGAAMVLVLPAITALLVVNIAFGVMTRAAPQLNIFSIGFPLTLVLGLVIFWISLGDILNQYQPLATQALQLLRDMAQAR